The following are encoded in a window of Deinococcus sp. Leaf326 genomic DNA:
- a CDS encoding DUF2254 domain-containing protein, giving the protein MTFFGPTIVMVLVPMLMCKFKSQGKFHQGNETNKHHTSQSRFPGRNLRQSRSIFTESNHMSRLLFRLGQLSRQFWFVPALMTLAALLLAELGIHFEERYGVLPSLSFVYGGGETGARSLLSAIASSSIGVAGTVFSITIAALSYAAGSMGPRLLDNFTRDRGNQITLGIFIATFAFSLYTLRSVQGGEEVPFVPHYNVTFALLLALGCIAALVYYLAHVTGNINMTRVVNLLRNDLRLTLEEVTRPDDEASYCQIPSETFWEGSETLRATAGGYLQQIDITALAERAAQRGTVVRLLVRTGDYVFPHMAVAQGQPALPPRMLDTLMLGDERVSRQDLEYSVRQLTEVAARALSPSTNDPITAIDVIDRFGDALCSLRDREWPNGCHVHGGELRLIVPTTDFAGLVNTMFRPIRQYGAGDPAVVIRFLEVVNEVALCLREPQRRHALLRHAELMVHDAMNKIENPSDRADVQERYAQVQATVSLSRDQ; this is encoded by the coding sequence ATGACGTTCTTCGGTCCGACGATTGTCATGGTTCTCGTGCCGATGCTGATGTGCAAGTTCAAAAGTCAAGGTAAATTTCATCAAGGCAATGAGACAAACAAGCATCACACCTCTCAGTCAAGGTTTCCTGGACGGAACCTGCGACAAAGCCGTAGCATCTTCACCGAGTCTAACCACATGTCTCGTCTTCTCTTCCGGCTCGGCCAGCTCAGCCGGCAATTCTGGTTCGTCCCCGCGCTCATGACCCTGGCCGCTCTGCTTCTCGCCGAACTGGGGATTCATTTTGAGGAACGCTACGGGGTTCTGCCCAGCCTCTCTTTCGTGTATGGTGGCGGCGAGACAGGAGCGCGCAGCCTACTCTCAGCTATTGCCAGCAGCAGCATTGGCGTGGCGGGCACGGTCTTCTCCATCACGATCGCCGCTCTCTCCTATGCGGCGGGGAGTATGGGCCCACGCCTGCTTGATAACTTTACGCGCGACCGAGGCAATCAGATCACATTGGGGATCTTCATCGCCACCTTCGCCTTCTCGCTCTACACCCTGCGAAGCGTACAAGGCGGAGAAGAAGTTCCCTTTGTCCCGCACTACAACGTGACCTTCGCTCTCCTGTTGGCACTAGGCTGCATTGCCGCTCTGGTGTACTACCTCGCGCACGTCACCGGCAACATCAATATGACCCGGGTCGTCAATCTCCTGCGCAATGATCTCCGCCTCACCCTGGAAGAAGTGACCCGCCCCGACGACGAGGCATCGTACTGCCAGATCCCATCAGAGACCTTCTGGGAGGGCAGCGAGACGTTGCGAGCGACCGCTGGGGGTTACCTGCAGCAGATTGACATTACTGCTCTTGCGGAGCGCGCCGCACAGAGAGGAACTGTGGTGCGTCTTCTGGTCCGGACGGGCGATTATGTCTTCCCGCATATGGCCGTCGCTCAGGGTCAGCCAGCCCTGCCCCCGCGGATGCTCGATACCCTGATGTTGGGGGATGAGCGGGTCTCACGGCAAGACCTCGAATACAGCGTGCGGCAATTGACTGAGGTAGCAGCGCGTGCGTTGAGTCCCAGCACCAACGACCCCATCACAGCTATTGACGTGATTGACCGTTTCGGGGACGCACTATGCAGTCTCCGGGACCGGGAATGGCCCAATGGTTGCCATGTCCACGGCGGTGAATTGCGGTTGATCGTGCCCACGACGGACTTTGCCGGGCTGGTCAATACGATGTTCCGGCCCATCCGGCAATACGGTGCGGGGGACCCAGCGGTGGTCATCCGTTTCCTGGAGGTCGTGAATGAAGTGGCCCTGTGTTTACGTGAGCCGCAGAGACGCCATGCGCTCCTACGCCACGCGGAACTCATGGTGCACGACGCGATGAACAAAATAGAGAATCCTAGTGACCGTGCTGACGTACAGGAGCGCTATGCTCAAGTTCAGGCTACTGTTTCTCTCTCACGTGACCAGTGA
- a CDS encoding VOC family protein — protein sequence MEWTLEAIVVPVSDVERACAFYTTQLGFAVDHATQVTPTRRVVQLTPPGSGCSIVLGTGMSKMSPGSLHGLQLVVRDLRLARTQLVARGVDVGDIRIIGGSGPRTAESEEELNYVGFLFFNDPDGNGWAIQQIDTRR from the coding sequence ATGGAATGGACTCTTGAAGCCATCGTGGTGCCTGTGAGCGACGTCGAGCGCGCCTGCGCGTTCTACACCACTCAACTAGGATTTGCGGTAGATCACGCTACGCAGGTGACCCCTACGCGGCGAGTGGTGCAACTGACTCCGCCAGGCTCAGGATGCTCCATTGTCTTGGGAACGGGCATGTCAAAAATGTCCCCAGGTTCCTTACATGGACTACAGCTTGTCGTGCGAGACCTACGACTCGCTCGGACACAGCTTGTCGCACGGGGTGTCGATGTAGGCGACATTCGCATTATTGGTGGGAGTGGACCACGGACTGCTGAATCAGAAGAAGAGCTGAACTATGTAGGTTTTTTGTTCTTCAACGATCCCGATGGGAATGGTTGGGCTATTCAACAGATTGATACTCGGCGCTAG